One window of the Arthrobacter sp. D5-1 genome contains the following:
- a CDS encoding GAF and ANTAR domain-containing protein, whose product MPDLTAAPWNAPHGDLCAAFLQELPIDGAAVSVFGGSAAETLMCASDATAGRLDELQYDLGDGPRWDVFRTHLPVVIPDLTAEGVRSWPAFSEAATRTEAAAFFVFPLLAGGLVIGVAELYCTSPRELSPAQVSRAAQIASRTAWTLLRGLLPGNETGSAAIPLARREIHQATGMVLVQTDSTADEALLLLRGHAFASGRSLQDTALDVVSRKLDFTPAAGAAETGSQ is encoded by the coding sequence GTGCCTGACCTGACAGCCGCGCCGTGGAACGCACCCCACGGCGATCTGTGTGCCGCGTTCCTCCAGGAACTGCCTATTGATGGCGCAGCTGTATCTGTCTTCGGTGGTTCAGCCGCCGAAACGTTGATGTGCGCGTCCGACGCTACGGCCGGCCGGCTCGATGAGCTCCAGTACGACCTCGGGGACGGGCCACGGTGGGATGTTTTCCGCACCCACCTGCCGGTGGTGATCCCCGACCTGACCGCCGAAGGGGTCCGGTCGTGGCCGGCCTTTTCCGAGGCGGCCACCAGAACGGAGGCGGCAGCGTTCTTTGTTTTTCCGTTGCTCGCCGGCGGCCTGGTCATCGGGGTAGCAGAACTGTACTGCACCTCACCGCGGGAACTCAGCCCCGCCCAGGTCAGCCGGGCCGCACAAATCGCCAGCCGGACCGCCTGGACATTGCTGCGCGGATTATTGCCCGGCAATGAGACCGGATCGGCGGCCATTCCACTGGCCCGGCGTGAAATCCACCAGGCAACCGGCATGGTTCTGGTCCAGACCGACAGCACCGCCGATGAAGCATTGCTGCTGTTGCGCGGTCATGCATTCGCCAGCGGACGATCATTGCAGGACACCGCGCTGGACGTTGTCAGCCGAAAGCTGGATTTCACG
- a CDS encoding GAF and ANTAR domain-containing protein produces MTDNELEEGFDHLNRLITSTDDLKGFLQGMAGLASEKLTHTEGTQIECAVALHRRKRRTTIAGSSDIALWLDQIEQRLGEGPCVEALELGKPMIVSDAAADQRWPNYCRTLTDEGYRSAMGIPLGLGDDADAVLDFFAAPADQFTPNTVEDARVFGDMAGRALRLAVRITTAEQLADDLRSALESRTVIDLACGMIMAQNRCSQVRAMEILKKASSDRNQKLHVVAENIVQRVNASDTSTFFEK; encoded by the coding sequence ATGACGGACAACGAGCTGGAGGAAGGCTTCGATCACCTGAACCGGCTGATAACGTCGACCGACGACCTCAAGGGTTTCCTTCAGGGCATGGCTGGGCTCGCGTCGGAAAAGCTAACCCACACCGAGGGAACGCAGATCGAATGCGCGGTAGCGCTGCACCGTCGCAAACGCCGCACCACGATCGCCGGCAGCAGCGACATCGCCCTCTGGCTGGATCAAATCGAACAACGCCTCGGCGAAGGACCTTGCGTGGAAGCACTGGAGTTGGGAAAGCCCATGATTGTCTCGGATGCTGCGGCCGACCAACGTTGGCCCAACTACTGCAGGACCCTCACCGACGAGGGGTACCGCAGTGCCATGGGTATCCCCCTTGGGCTGGGGGACGACGCCGACGCTGTCCTGGACTTCTTCGCCGCACCGGCAGATCAGTTCACTCCGAACACCGTTGAAGATGCCCGGGTTTTTGGCGATATGGCCGGTAGGGCCCTTCGTCTGGCTGTCAGGATCACGACGGCAGAACAGCTGGCCGACGATCTTAGGTCTGCATTGGAAAGCCGGACCGTGATCGACCTCGCGTGCGGAATGATCATGGCCCAGAACCGATGCAGCCAGGTACGGGCAATGGAAATCCTTAAGAAAGCCTCCAGCGACCGCAACCAAAAACTCCACGTAGTCGCCGAAAACATCGTCCAGCGGGTCAACGCGTCCGACACTTCAACCTTTTTCGAGAAATAA
- a CDS encoding zinc-ribbon domain-containing protein, which translates to MFLIFGLKTAIRELPGRMATCRFCGQFAHHHLQQRATKFTLFFVPLFTTSKSYTIRCTHCGGPSSITTRQKNALAS; encoded by the coding sequence ATGTTTCTCATCTTCGGTCTTAAAACCGCCATCCGGGAATTGCCCGGACGAATGGCTACCTGCCGGTTTTGCGGCCAGTTCGCTCATCACCACCTGCAGCAACGCGCCACGAAGTTCACCCTGTTCTTCGTCCCCCTCTTCACGACGTCCAAGTCCTACACCATCAGGTGCACACACTGCGGCGGACCATCGAGCATCACCACGCGGCAGAAGAACGCACTAGCCAGCTAA
- a CDS encoding aldo/keto reductase: MREISLPSGEAVPVLGIGTWGMGENPSTAPRETAAIHAALDLGMSVVDTAEMYGNGAAEELVGRALAARRKEAFLITKVLPHHATLRGTIDACEGSLRRLGTDIIDLYLLHWRGVVPLAETLEAFERLQEAGKIRHWGVSNLDVADMEELMRLPGGRKVATNQVLYNLTRRGIEFDLLPRCGDGGIPVMAYSPLEQGRMLNDPVLVRIATEHGVSPAQIALAWVLRHPLVLAIPKASSPHHVQECQRALDVQLAPHDLADLDRAHPPPTHKRVLEMI; the protein is encoded by the coding sequence TTGCGCGAGATATCTCTTCCCTCCGGTGAGGCTGTCCCGGTGCTCGGGATCGGAACGTGGGGTATGGGCGAGAACCCCAGCACCGCCCCGCGAGAGACCGCTGCGATCCATGCGGCCCTGGATTTGGGAATGTCCGTAGTGGATACAGCTGAGATGTATGGCAACGGCGCGGCCGAGGAACTCGTCGGAAGGGCGCTGGCAGCCCGGCGGAAAGAAGCGTTCCTGATCACCAAAGTCCTGCCGCACCACGCGACATTACGCGGAACCATCGATGCTTGCGAAGGTAGCTTGCGCCGTCTTGGAACGGACATCATCGACCTTTATTTGCTGCATTGGCGCGGCGTTGTGCCCTTGGCCGAAACGCTCGAAGCATTTGAACGCCTGCAGGAGGCCGGGAAGATCCGGCACTGGGGCGTCAGCAACCTCGATGTGGCGGACATGGAAGAACTTATGCGCCTGCCGGGCGGACGGAAAGTCGCGACCAACCAAGTGCTCTACAACCTGACCCGCCGAGGTATCGAGTTCGATCTTTTGCCCCGCTGCGGCGACGGGGGTATACCGGTGATGGCGTACTCGCCGCTGGAGCAGGGGAGGATGCTGAATGATCCTGTGCTGGTGCGAATCGCAACCGAACACGGCGTAAGTCCCGCGCAGATCGCCCTCGCCTGGGTGCTCAGGCATCCGCTCGTCCTCGCCATTCCCAAAGCTTCCAGCCCGCACCATGTCCAGGAATGCCAGCGGGCCCTCGACGTTCAGCTTGCGCCCCACGACCTGGCGGACCTGGATCGCGCCCATCCTCCTCCCACCCACAAACGCGTGCTTGAGATGATCTAG